From Medicago truncatula cultivar Jemalong A17 chromosome 7, MtrunA17r5.0-ANR, whole genome shotgun sequence, a single genomic window includes:
- the LOC25497546 gene encoding transcription initiation factor TFIID subunit 8: MSNGNGKTGKQIEQQPNTTCRRKRVGGGDEFAQSIAKVAVAQVCESKGFQGFQQSALEAMSDVTARYIMNIGKSANCYANLAGRNECNVFDVIQGLEDMGSMQGFTGASDIDHWLEDSGVVREIVQFVNEVEPVMFAHPIPPFPVVKERVLPPSFLQRGKEPPDEHIPAWLPAFPDPETYLQSTTVNGRGTEPRTTTFEHERENGKGDRPLLNSQQQMVSTMFENSTMVDPAVAKAKIVGAESNPFLAAPLKIEDKEVSSVAPPAKFFNNVSSDTPVGENLIQNEPGSVLETFAPAIEAINSASCDSKEDQTKFPVKEKPTVRFKVGTKNKFLGRSIGLIPQNEEHKKTLPWFAMEDEKDDRKRRAEKILRESLENPDQLVQL, from the coding sequence ATGAGCAATGGCAACGGGAAGACTGGAAAACAGATTGAACAACAGCCTAACACTACATGTAGGAGGAAGAGAGTGGGTGGTGGTGATGAATTTGCTCAATCTATTGCGAAGGTTGCAGTAGCGCAAGTATGCGAGAGTAAGGGTTTTCAAGGATTTCAGCAGTCGGCGCTTGAGGCAATGTCTGATGTTACTGCTCGGTATATTATGAACATTGGGAAGTCTGCAAATTGTTATGCTAATCTTGCTGGTAGAAATGAATGCAATGTTTTTGATGTCATTCAAGGGTTAGAAGATATGGGGTCAATGCAGGGGTTTACCGGCGCCTCGGATATTGATCACTGGCTGGAAGATTCGGGTGTTGTTAGGGAAATTGTTCAGTTTGTTAATGAGGTTGAACCGGTTATGTTTGCACACCCGATTCCTCCGTTTCCGGTTGTGAAAGAACGTGTGCTGCCTCCCAGTTTTTTGCAAAGAGGAAAAGAGCCTCCTGATGAGCATATTCCGGCGTGGTTGCCTGCATTCCCAGATCCAGAAACTTATTTGCAGTCTACTACGGTGAATGGAAGAGGGACAGAGCCTCGTACCACCACATTTGAGCATGAAAGAGAAAATGGCAAGGGGGATCGGCCTCTTTTGAATTCACAGCAGCAGATGGTCTCAACTATGTTTGAGAACTCCACCATGGTTGACCCTGCAGTTGCTAAGGCAAAGATAGTAGGAGCAGAAAGTAACCCTTTCCTTGCTGCACCTTTGAAAATCGAGGATAAGGAAGTTTCTTCTGTTGCCCCTCCAGCTAAATTCTTTAATAATGTTTCTTCTGATACTCCAGTTGGagaaaatttaattcaaaatgaACCTGGTTCAGTATTAGAGACCTTTGCTCCAGCAATTGAAGCAATTAACAGTGCATCCTGTGATTCCAAGGAAGATCAGACAAAATTTCCTGTGAAAGAGAAACCTACTGTGCGTTTTAAGGTTGGGACCAAAAATAAATTCTTAGGAAGGTCAATTGGTTTGATTCCACAAAACGAGGAGCATAAAAAGACTTTGCCGTGGTTTGCGATGGAGGATGAGAAGGATGACAGGAAAAGAAGGGCCGAGAAAATTTTGAGGGAATCTTTGGAAAACCCAGACCAGCTTGTTCAGTTGTAA